The following nucleotide sequence is from Flavobacterium sp. N1736.
ATATTGCTTTGCATAAAATTCGCGAAAGTTTATCGCTCGAATGGACCTACAATTCCAATAGTATTGAAGGAAATACAATGAGCTTACGTGAAACCCAAATGGTGATTCAGGAAGGAATTACCATAAAAGGCAAATCGCTTCGGGAACATTTTGAAACTCATAACCACGATAAAGCGATTGATTATTTATACTCAATTGTTGATGATAATTATAAAATTCGAAGTATTGATATCCTCTCTATTCACGGATTGGTCTTGCGTTCTATTGAAGATGATTTTGCAGGACGAATACGAAATGGCGGTGTTCGAATTTCGGGAGCTAATTTTATGCCTCCAAATGCTAATAAAGTTTCAGATTATCTCGATGAATTAATTGAGTTTATCAATACAAATCCGTTGGGTTTAAACGATATTGAGCTGGCAACAATTTATCATCACAAGTTGGTTTGGATTCATCCTTTCTTTGACGGAAACGGTAGAACTGTTCGTTTGAGCATGAATTTGTTATTAATGCGCTGCGGTTTTCCTCCTGCTATTATCCTTAAAAATGACAGGAAAAAATATTACGAAGCACTTAATCAGGCTAATAATGGCAATTATCAAAAACTGACGCTTTTGATGTGTCAGGCACTGGAACGAACGCTAAATATTTATTTAACCGCTATGCCGGGAAGTAGTTACGATTATCAGCCT
It contains:
- a CDS encoding Fic family protein, which gives rise to MWNIDLTYREEFQSTFDRLYQKRLDLQNSRPLPNIALHKIRESLSLEWTYNSNSIEGNTMSLRETQMVIQEGITIKGKSLREHFETHNHDKAIDYLYSIVDDNYKIRSIDILSIHGLVLRSIEDDFAGRIRNGGVRISGANFMPPNANKVSDYLDELIEFINTNPLGLNDIELATIYHHKLVWIHPFFDGNGRTVRLSMNLLLMRCGFPPAIILKNDRKKYYEALNQANNGNYQKLTLLMCQALERTLNIYLTAMPGSSYDYQPIINIVSEPRTPYGQEYISLLARTGKIDAYKEGRNWYTTKEAIEEYMATRKRKR